CAATTTTTCCAAAGATTTATATAAACCACAGCCAGAAGGTTGCTACATGGAAGTTTTAGAGCTCTGTAATCAAAACCTGGCCATCTGGAATTTGCCTAAACTAAAAGCACTCCTCAGTTGAAGAAACAGAACTTCTTATGCTGGTGAACGGGTGAGCTTCCATCATCGCAATCGATGCAAAGCTAGGTATGCAACAAATCTGTATCCCACTAACATCAGCACCATGATGGAAATGCCCATCCACATATGGCTCAAACCAACAGATTTGATGGCAGGGTGATCTGCGACTCGGCAGTAGACCCCATTTGCACACTCATAGTAATCATTCTCATCATACTGAATCCCAAGAAGTAGCTTATAACAGTAGTAGCTGTAGCTCAGATATTTTAGCCAGACCATGAAAGGGGGGATTTGTCTGACATAGTATCCTCCGGCAATAAGGAAAACCAAAGTTGTAACTGAGGCTAAAGTTGCAGCTTGTTTTACGTCCATGAGTATGGCGCCAAATGCCAATCCAAGACTTTGGGAAACAAGGACGCTTAAAAGAACAATTAGAAGGGAGAAGATAAAGGTGGCAGGGTCAGGTTTAAGGCCACCCATCCAATAAAAGATTAAGGTAAATATGGTTGGCAGTGCAAGCTCGAGTGGAAGATCTCCGACTGTTCTGGCTAGATAGTAGGAGGAGAGGCGGTACATTCCAGATGACCTTTCCTTCTTTAGCATGTTCCTTTCTTGGGGAAAAGTGAAAACAGCATTATAAAGGGGGTAGAAGCCCCAAAATACAGAGAAAAAGGACAACATGGCTATCTGCAAGGAAGTAATTCTTAATTACCAAACTTGAGAATACATCATAATTACGTAATAATATAAACATGGATGTGTGGAAAAGGCTTACACGGTCGTCAATGTGAGACGGTGGGGTTTGCCACCATAGAAGACCTCCAAGTATCGCCACACTTACAACTTGAAAGGTTCTGAGCCTGTTGAAGGCTTCAAATCTTCTCTCCCGTAATCCTCGTAATAGCAGGACATGAAATTGATGCCACCATGTTGTGCACCATTTTTCGAATTTCAAATCATCTCCTACATCATTCGAAAACTATGAACCTTAAAAGTTTGTGAAAATGTACAAGTTCTCTGATTTTGAGGGAGAAGAGTGGTTACTCGTGGAGTTTTCTTCGTTGTAGTTGTAGATAATTATATCTGAACTACACAACTCAGTTTTCAGCCTGGTAGAAATGTTCTTATCATAAGCAGAGATGAGAAATTCTCTTACAGATGCTGGATCTTGCTGACTGTTGTCACTGTGATTGGTAGAGTGTTGGAAATCTGGTCCAATCCCTGGAAATGTGAAAAATTAGGACTTTCTTCTCATTTCCATTTTCTAAAATAGACAAGTATCTAGATTCATGATTATAATTATTTCTTGCTGGCAGTGTTAATGAATGTGTTAGATAGATTAGTACAGTCTGTAAGATGTAATACTCGATTGAAATCAACGAGCTGCGGGTGGGTCTTGTTTTGTTAAATCCCATTTAATATTTTCGAGAACCAACCTTTGTGTAGAGTAATTTGACTCTTTATGCTACTTGAGCAGGAAAGGTGAATAAATGGAGCAAGGTCCTTGACCATAAACTATGTGCTTGTGCTAAGTACTTGTTGTGGAAAGCATGATTTTCTAATTACCATTAGCAAGATCAAGCAATAGATCAGCCGGATTGACAACTATGGATGTCGGAAACCCAATTGAAGAGAAGTACTGCAAGGCAGTTGATGCAGGACCGTAGTAAATTGGGCAGCCTTCAGAGAGCAAGACTACCTTATCGAACATATGGTAGAGTCGGCTAGAGGGCTGATGAATGGTGGTTATAACAGTTCGACCACCAGTAGCAAGTCCTTTGACTGTGTTCAGAATTCGTTGAGCTGTAGTGGAATCTAAGCCTGAGGTGGGCTCATCTAGTAATAGTAAGCTTGGATTGATGAGCATTTCTTGACCTATGCTCACCCTTTTTTTCTCCCCTCCTGATATTCCTCTAAAAAGGGGCCCTCCTATCATGCTATTACGGCACCTAGTTAACCCCAGTTCTGTTATGACATGCTCCACATGTTGTACTTTTGCTTCTCTGGTCAGACTTTTCGGTAGCCGTAATAGGGCAGTAAATAAAAGAGTTTCAAACACACTAAGATTTGGGTATAGAATATCATCCTGTGCAACAAATCCTGTTCGACGTCGGATGGAGCCTGAAAAAGGCTGACCATTGTAAGTGATCTTGCCTGACAAGTTTCCAGAGAGACGACCTCCAAGGGCTGTAAGAAGTGTGGTTTTTCCACTGCCTGATGGACCTAGCATCGCTAGTATCTCCCCAGGTGAAATCATGCCTGTGATCCCATTTAGTATTACTTTTTCTTTAGGGTTAGAGGTTCCTCCACAACAAGTTCCTTGTCTCTCATAGTTAACTTTGTAGACAATCTCTTTGAACTGAAACACAAGAGGAATATTCAGCAGGTGTAACATGTCGCTAATATCTTCCTAAGTGAAAAAAGGTTGTAGTATTTTTTATCTTCATCTAGTAAACCATTAGCTGTTAGTAGTAACATACATACTTTTTGTGCAAATCTATCCTGTCAACTGCCTTTAACATTTTGTAAAAATGCAAGCAGGCTGGTGGCTTGCTGGAGTCTGTTTTAATGCATGCATGTGATTATCAGTGTGAAAAGACAAGTGTGCAGGGGTGGGGGAGACCTTTAAACTTATGGGAAATAATGTCCGCTGTAGAAAGGATTGTGAATTGTTCTGAGCTGGGTAAGCCAGATATGCCGTGTCGCAGGTCTCCAGCTTCTTTGGCAGGCCTTTCTCCAGTTCAGTGCCATCATTTTCTGGTTTTGGTGCTACGGAACACAGGGGCATGGTTAAATCTACTGATGCTCAAACTGTTTTCTGTCGCGGTGGTAGAGGTGGAAAAATTCGTGGTGTCTATTGGTATAGGATGGAAAGGAGGCAGACGTTTAACAGCAGCTTTTAGTTTTGGTTCCCAGTGAAAGGATCGATTCACAAATATATAACCGCGGAGACAGACGCAAGAATCTCATACATTAAAGTTCTTCATGTAGGCCTAACATTTCTGGTGGGATCCCATCTCTGTCATAAAGAAAGCTCCA
This region of Primulina eburnea isolate SZY01 chromosome 14, ASM2296580v1, whole genome shotgun sequence genomic DNA includes:
- the LOC140812330 gene encoding ABC transporter G family member 14-like produces the protein MPLCSVAPKPENDGTELEKGLPKKLETCDTAYLAYPAQNNSQSFLQRTLFPISLKFKEIVYKVNYERQGTCCGGTSNPKEKVILNGITGMISPGEILAMLGPSGSGKTTLLTALGGRLSGNLSGKITYNGQPFSGSIRRRTGFVAQDDILYPNLSVFETLLFTALLRLPKSLTREAKVQHVEHVITELGLTRCRNSMIGGPLFRGISGGEKKRVSIGQEMLINPSLLLLDEPTSGLDSTTAQRILNTVKGLATGGRTVITTIHQPSSRLYHMFDKVVLLSEGCPIYYGPASTALQYFSSIGFPTSIVVNPADLLLDLANGIGPDFQHSTNHSDNSQQDPASVREFLISAYDKNISTRLKTELCSSDIIIYNYNEENSTRDDLKFEKWCTTWWHQFHVLLLRGLRERRFEAFNRLRTFQVVSVAILGGLLWWQTPPSHIDDRIAMLSFFSVFWGFYPLYNAVFTFPQERNMLKKERSSGMYRLSSYYLARTVGDLPLELALPTIFTLIFYWMGGLKPDPATFIFSLLIVLLSVLVSQSLGLAFGAILMDVKQAATLASVTTLVFLIAGGYYVRQIPPFMVWLKYLSYSYYCYKLLLGIQYDENDYYECANGVYCRVADHPAIKSVGLSHMWMGISIMVLMLVGYRFVAYLALHRLR